The following coding sequences lie in one Vicugna pacos chromosome 5, VicPac4, whole genome shotgun sequence genomic window:
- the EN1 gene encoding homeobox protein engrailed-1 yields MEEQQPEPKSQRDSGLGAAAVAAAPGSLSLSLSPGASGSSGSDGDSVPVSPQPAPPSPPAAPCLPPLAHHPHLPPHPPPPPPPPPPPPPPPPQHLAAPAHQPQPAAQLHRTTNFFIDNILRPDFGCKKEQPPPQLLVAAAAGGGAGGGRVDRDRGQTGSGRDPVHPLGTRAPGAASLLCAPDANCGPPDGSPPAAAGGAGASKAGNPAAAAAAAAAAAAAAAVAAAAAAAKPSDSSGGGSGGGVGSPGAQGAKYPEHNPAILLMGSANGGPVVKTDSQQPLVWPAWVYCTRYSDRPSSGPRTRKLKKKKNEKEDKRPRTAFTAEQLQRLKAEFQANRYITEQRRQTLAQELSLNESQIKIWFQNKRAKIKKATGIKNGLALHLMAQGLYNHSTTTVQDKDESE; encoded by the exons ATGGAAGAACAGCAGCCGGAACCTAAAAGTCAGCGCGACTCGGGCCTCGGCGccgcggcggtggcggcggcccCGGGCAGCCTCAGCCTGAGCCTCAGTCCCGGCGCCAGCGGCAGCAGCGGCAGCGATGGAGACAGCGTGCCCGTGTCCCCGCAGCCCGCGCCCCCCTCGCCGCCGGCGGCGCCCTGCCTGCCGCCCCTGGCCCACCACCCGCACCTCCCCCcgcaccccccgcccccgccgccgccgccgccgccgccgccgccgccgccgccgcagcatCTCGCGGCGCCTGCTCACCAGCCGCAGCCCGCGGCCCAGCTGCACCGCACCACCAACTTTTTCATCGACAACATCCTGAGGCCGGACTTCGGCTGCAAAAAGGAGCAGCCGCCGCCACAGCTCCTGGTGGCAGCGGCGGCCGGAGGAGGCGCAGGAGGAGGCCGGGTCGACCGTGATAGAGGCCAGACCGGCTCAGGTAGAGACCCTGTCCACCCGCTGGGCACGAGGGCGCCAGGCGCCGCCTCGCTTCTGTGCGCCCCGGACGCGAACTGTGGCCCACCCGACGGCTCCCCGCCAGCCGCTGCCGGCGGTGCGGGCGCGTCCAAAGCTGGGAAcccggcggcagcggcggcggcggcggcggcggcggcagctgcagcagccgtggcggcagcagcagcggcagccaAGCCTTCGgacagcagcggcggcggcagtggaGGCGGCGTGGGGAGCCCAGGTGCACAGGGTGCTAAGTACCCGGAGCACAACCCCGCCATCCTGCTAATGGGCTCAGCCAACGGCGGGCCCGTGGTCAAAACTGACTCGCAGCAGCCCCTCGTTTGGCCCGCCTGGGTCTACTGCACGCGCTACTCGGATCGTCCGTCCTCCG GTCCGCGCACCAGGAagctgaagaagaagaagaacgaGAAGGAGGACAAGCGGCCGCGGACGGCGTTCACGGCCGAGCAGCTGCAGAGACTCAAGGCGGAGTTCCAGGCGAACCGCTACATCACCGAGCAGCGGCGGCAGACCCTGGCCCAGGAGCTCAGCCTCAACGAGTCTCAGATCAAGATCTGGTTCCAGAACAAGCGCGCCAAGATCAAGAAAGCCACGGGCATCAAGAACGGCCTGGCACTGCACCTCATGGCGCAGGGACTGTACAACCACTCTACCACCACCGTTCAGGACAAAGACGAGAGCGAGTAG